From the genome of Planctomycetota bacterium:
CATGGTGATCGTCTCGGCTGCACTCATGAACGCGGATCGTATCAGCCGCCGGCCCGCCCCGGGCCGAAGGCCCAGAACCCCCCTGCGCGGCGTGAAACTCTCTTCAGACCTCGTCGTCGACCGCTTCGTTGCGCAGGGTCAGGATGTCCCGCAACTGGTCGGTGCTGAGGTCGCTCAGCCACCCCTCGCCCGCGCCGATGATGTTCTCGGCCAGTTCGGTCTTGCTCTCGATCATCTGGTCGATGCGCTCTTCCAGCGTCCCGCGCACGACGAACTTGTGCACCTGCACCGTCCGCGTCTGCCCGATGCGGTACGCCCGGTCGGTCGCCTGGTTCTCCACCGCCGGGTTCCACCACCGGTCGAAGTGGAACACGTGCGTCGCCGCCGTCAGGTTCAGCCCCACCCCGCCCGCCCGCAGGCTGAGGATGAGCACCGGGGCCGTCCCGTCGGCCTTCTGGAAGCGGTCGATGATCGCCTGCCGCTGCGGCTGGCTCGTCCCGCCGTGGATGAACAGCACGTCCTTGCCGAACTGGTGGCGCAGCATCGCTTCGAGCAGCGCGCCCATCTCGCGGAACTGCGTGAACACGAGCGCCTGGTCCCCCTCCGCGAGCACCTCGTCCAGCATCTCCAGCAGGCGGATGCACTTGCCCGAGCGCGACGGGTCCGGCGGGCGGTGCCCGAGTTCTTCCCCGTCCTGCAGCACCAGCGTCGGGTGATCGCACAACTGCTTGAGGCGCACCAGCGCCGCGAGCACCAGGCCCCGGCGCTGCATGCCCTCGGCCTGCTCCACCTCGCCCAGCATCCGCTTCACGCAGTTCTGGTACAGCGACGCCTGCTCGGCCGTCAGGTGCGTGTACTCGCGCGATTCCACCTTTTCGGGCAGGTCCGCCACCACGGTGGGGTCGCTCTTGAGCCTGCGCAGCACGAAGGGCCTGATGAGCCCGCGCAACTGCTCGCTGCGCTGGCGATCCCGGTACCGCTCGATCGGCAGCGCGAACTTCGTGCGGAACGACCCCGACGAGCCCAGGTACCCGGGGTTCAGAAAATCCATGATCGACCACAGCTCGGTCAGGCGGTTTTCCACGGGCGTGCCGGTGAGCGCCACGCGCCGCTGGGCCCGCAGCGCCCGCACCGCCTGGCTCTGCTTGGCCGTCGGGTTCTTGATGTACTGCGCTTCGTCCAGCACCACCCGCCCCCACTCCACGCGTCCCAGCGACTCGCGGTCGCGGTGCGCCAGGGCGTACGTCGTGACGATGAGGTCGCTCTTCTCCACGCGCTCCACGAACGCGTCGCCGATGGAGCGGTCCTGCCCGTGGTGCACGAGCAGCGTGAGATCCGGGCAGAACCGCGCCGTCTCGTGCATCCAGTTGCCCACCACCGACATCGGCACGAGCAGCAGCGTCGGGCGCACCGCCTGCCCGGTCTGCTTTGCAATCTCGCGCTCGTGCGCCAGCAGCGCCAGGAGCTGCACCGTCTTGCCCAGCCCCATGTCGTCCGCCAGGCAGATCCCAAAGCCCAGGTGCTCCTGGAACACCATCCACGACACGCCCCGCTGCTGGTAGGGGCGCAGCGCGCCGTGGAACGTCGCGGGCGTCTCCACGGGCGCGAGCTGGCGCGACGCCGCCTCGCTGTTGAAGAACGCCTGCAGCCAGCCCGTCGCCTCGAGCCCCACCACCGGGATACCCGTCTTCACCAGGTCGCTCGCGTACGCCAGGCGGAGGGCCTCGCCCAGGCGGATCTCGCCGCCCGGGTTGTCGCGGATGAACTTGATCGCCGCCTGCACGTCCTCGGGCCGCACCTCGACCCAGCGTCCGTTGATCCGCACCAGGGGCGTGCGCTTGGCCGCGAGTTGCTCGAACTCGCGCAGCGACAGCGCGAGGTCGCCCACGGCGATCTCCCACGTGTACCCCACCAGCGCCGAGAGCCCGAGCTGCGCCCGCGCCGCGTTCGACAGCCCGCCCCCCGCGTCGCCGAACGGGTCGATCCCCTTGCTCTCCAGGCGAAGTCGGGCGCCCAGGCGCGCGGACGGCGCGTCCCACCACGCGGGCGCGTCGACCCCGAACCCCTGCTCCACCAGAATCGGGCGGACCTCGCGCAGGAACTCGTACGCCTGCTTGGTCGTGAGGCGCAGGCGCGACGGCTGCGAATCCTCGAGCGCGCCCTCCAGCGTGCGGTACACGCGCGACGCGCGCCCCAGTTCCCCCAGCAGCAGGTCCTGCGGGCGGTCGATCCGCCGCCCCATGATCGTCGCCGACTCGCCGGGGATCAGCCAGATGTCCGGCGCGTCGAGCACCACCCCGGGCGCGTCCACCGCCTGCAGATGGAACGACACCGTCCAGCACGCCTCGTCCGCCGCCGGATCGGGCGCCTTGGGATCGAGCGCGAGCGGCTCGGCCAGTCGCAGCAGCAGCCGCCACGCGGCGCTGGGCCCGCGCTCTTCCAGCGAGCCGATCCACGCGCGCACGCGCCGGGCCATGTCGCCCCGCAGCGCCGGCGGGCCCGCGAGCTCGTCGCCCGGGCCCAGCAGCCCGGCCAGCCACGCCACACACTGGTCGTTCGAGGCGTCGCGCCCCTCGATCGCCTCGTCGAACCGCTCGCGCGCCAGCGCCGCGCGGCACTCCGCGTCCACCACCGCGCCCAGGAACGCGCCCGTCACCGCGCCGGCGTCATGGCGCAGCGCGTCCGCGACGGCCCGGGCCGACGCCGGCATCGCCGCGACCAGCATCTGCACCCGCGCCGCGGTCTCGGCGTCGCTCAGCCAGGGCTCCCACGCGCCCCGCAGCGTGCCACCCGCCTGCACGAGCATGGGCACCACCCGCTGGCGCGCCATGAGCCCCAGCGCGAGGCGTGCCGCCTGCGCGAAGTACTCCAGCGAGCTCCCCGCCCGCCATTCCCCCGCCTCGCCCAGTTCCTCCCGCTCGGCGATCGCGTCCGACAGCGCGGTCAGCACGTCGCACGCCGCTCCCGCGGGGATGGCCAGCGTCGGCACGCGCACGGCCTCGATCGAGACGCCCGCCGCCGCGTCCGGGCTCGAACCGCCCGGCGATCCCACCGTGCGCGCCAGCGTGCCGCTGGGCGTCGGCACGCCCGCCTTCGCGGGCAGCCGCAGCGTCAGTTCTCCCGCCGACGCCCGCAGCGCGCCCATCGCGGGCGCCACGCGGCGCAGGTCGTCCTCGCTCGGAGGACCCATCGGCGCGGGCGCGCCGTCGCCACGCTCGCACCACAGGTGCAACGCATCCCCGGACCAGTTCGCGTGGAAGACTCCCGGCAACGCGCGTCTCCGTGTTCGAAGGAATGAGGGCGCAGGGACTCGAACCCTGGACCTACGGCTTAAAAGGCCGCTGCTCTACCAACTGAGCTACGCCCTCCCGCTGGTGGACCCGCATTGTAGGAACGCACCCCCGCCGAGCGACCCCCAAAACGACGCACGCCCCGGAGACCGCTCCGGGGCGCGCGGAAAGGGCGACGTCGGACCGATCACACGACGGGCGCCGAGCGGCCCAAGGGCGTGCCGAGCGTGCCGAACCCGCCCGGGAAGGCCCGGTCGTAGTGCGTCATGTACGCCACGATGGGCTGGGGCGCCTTGATCGACAGCGAGAAGAACTGGTCGGTGGCGCGCCGCGCGCCCGTCACGAACTGATCGATGTCGAGCTCGACCACCCGACGCGCGGGCACCGTGCGCCGGAAGGTCTCGCTCCCCGGCGCGCCGTCGTACGCGATCGTGATCTCGAGCGTGACGTCCGCGGTCGTCGGGTTGAACAGGCGCAGGTGTTCGTCCACGCCCGGGTGCAGCGTGCTCTGGTCGCCGGGGCGGAAGCCCTCGCCGAAGCTCCACCACGAGTACGCCTCGGTCGCGGTCGTGCTCGCGAGCTGCTGCCCGAAGGCGTTGGACCGCGCCGTGACGGTGACCGGGCTCGCCGCCTCGTACACGACGGCGTAGGGCCGCCCGGTGAGGAACCCGGGCAGGTCCTCGACCTGCAGCGAGGCGCTCCCGCGCGCCGGCACGTTGAGCGTCGCGCGGTACGAACTGCCGTTGTCGTACAGGAACGAGAACGTGACCGTCACCGGCGCGCTGCCCGCGTTGAGGGCGGCGAGCTGCTCGGAGGTGGCGTTGAGCCCGAACTGCCCCTCGGCGATGACCCCGCTCGTGGAGCCGGTCGCGAGTGCGCCAACCGCGCCCTCCGCGACCACCGCGTCGCGGTCGTAGTGCGACAGGGCGGCGACGATCGGCACGTCGGCCGAGAGCGTGACGCCGTACACGCCCTCGGGGAGGACGAAGGGCGTCTCGGCGGGCGAGCCCCCGAGCGTCTGGACGAGGTTCGAGGGCCCGCCGACATCGATGCCGCCGCGGCGGAGCGCCTCCGTGTCGATCGACCGCACGTACGCCGTGCCCCCGCCCTCGGGGAAGAACGTCGCCGTGACCTTGCCGTTGACGCCCGCGGTGTTGAACCACACGACGAAGTCGCTGGTCGTGGCGCCCTTGACGACGCGGGCGAACGACCAGGTCGCGCTCGTGACGCTCGTGAAGCTCTCGCCGACCGCGCTGGGGGTGGGCAGCAGGTTGAGGTCGTAGTGCGCGCTGGTCGCCGCGAAGGGCTTGTCGGCCCGCACCTCGAGCGCGTAGGGGATCTCCGGGCTGCGGATGAGCTGCGCACCCTGGGCCACGAGCTCGGGCGTGGTGAGCGTGATGCCCGAGCGGGCGTTCGCGCCGATCACGGAGTCGAACAGCACCTGGTCGCGCTCGCCCCACTCGTACCGCGCGATGACGACGACGCGCGTCGCCTGGCTGTTGGGGTTGCTCAGGGGCAGGAACTCGTACGTGCCGTTGTTGGCGTTGCCCTCGGGGTAGTACACGCGGTACGGGAACTGCGGCGCCGTCGAGCCGTCCGACAGCACCTCCGTCGCGGGCGCCTGCGAGTTGGCCGTCAGGTGCCCGGCGCCCGTCCCGTTGTTCACCGCCGCGTACATCGTGTCGACCGCGCCCGGCGTCGCGCCCATGAACACGAAGTACCGGAAGCTCGCCGTCGTGCCCGCGTCCAGGTTGCCCAGGCTGTAGAGCATGACGAGCTGCGAGTCGGACGTCGAACCCTCGGGGTCCACCGCGGGCGAGGCGAGGATGAGCGCCGGATCACGCAGGTTCTGCCCGCTGCCCAGCACGTACGCCGTCGCGCGGGTGTCCGCGGCCGGGGCGGCGAGCGCGATCGTCAGCCCCTGCGCAAACTCGTTGTTCACGTACCGGGCCGAGGCGAACCGCCCCGTCGCGTCGATGTCGTTCACCGTCGCCGTGCTGTTCTCCGCCAGCGAGATGCCCGGATCGGGGTTGAACCCCTCCATCCACGCCACGTCGTCCAGGCGCGCGGTCGTCGTGTTCGTCAGGAAGACGTCGATCGCGATGAACGAGTCGTTCACCCCGTACGAGAGCGTCCGCTCGATCCGCAGCCCGCGATACTCGCCCTTCGTGTTCAGCCGCCGGTTCAGCGGGTCGCTCTCGTTCGCGACCGCGAACGGCACCGTGTTCGGCCTGTTCGGCGCGCCGTTCGAGAACTCGTTGCCCGACGCCACCGCCCCGAAGAACGTCTGCGGCCTGACGAGCGACGTGTTCCCCTGCGTCTGCGTGAACTCCGGCAGGAACTCGATCC
Proteins encoded in this window:
- a CDS encoding DEAD/DEAH box helicase encodes the protein MPGVFHANWSGDALHLWCERGDGAPAPMGPPSEDDLRRVAPAMGALRASAGELTLRLPAKAGVPTPSGTLARTVGSPGGSSPDAAAGVSIEAVRVPTLAIPAGAACDVLTALSDAIAEREELGEAGEWRAGSSLEYFAQAARLALGLMARQRVVPMLVQAGGTLRGAWEPWLSDAETAARVQMLVAAMPASARAVADALRHDAGAVTGAFLGAVVDAECRAALARERFDEAIEGRDASNDQCVAWLAGLLGPGDELAGPPALRGDMARRVRAWIGSLEERGPSAAWRLLLRLAEPLALDPKAPDPAADEACWTVSFHLQAVDAPGVVLDAPDIWLIPGESATIMGRRIDRPQDLLLGELGRASRVYRTLEGALEDSQPSRLRLTTKQAYEFLREVRPILVEQGFGVDAPAWWDAPSARLGARLRLESKGIDPFGDAGGGLSNAARAQLGLSALVGYTWEIAVGDLALSLREFEQLAAKRTPLVRINGRWVEVRPEDVQAAIKFIRDNPGGEIRLGEALRLAYASDLVKTGIPVVGLEATGWLQAFFNSEAASRQLAPVETPATFHGALRPYQQRGVSWMVFQEHLGFGICLADDMGLGKTVQLLALLAHEREIAKQTGQAVRPTLLLVPMSVVGNWMHETARFCPDLTLLVHHGQDRSIGDAFVERVEKSDLIVTTYALAHRDRESLGRVEWGRVVLDEAQYIKNPTAKQSQAVRALRAQRRVALTGTPVENRLTELWSIMDFLNPGYLGSSGSFRTKFALPIERYRDRQRSEQLRGLIRPFVLRRLKSDPTVVADLPEKVESREYTHLTAEQASLYQNCVKRMLGEVEQAEGMQRRGLVLAALVRLKQLCDHPTLVLQDGEELGHRPPDPSRSGKCIRLLEMLDEVLAEGDQALVFTQFREMGALLEAMLRHQFGKDVLFIHGGTSQPQRQAIIDRFQKADGTAPVLILSLRAGGVGLNLTAATHVFHFDRWWNPAVENQATDRAYRIGQTRTVQVHKFVVRGTLEERIDQMIESKTELAENIIGAGEGWLSDLSTDQLRDILTLRNEAVDDEV